A DNA window from Ipomoea triloba cultivar NCNSP0323 chromosome 10, ASM357664v1 contains the following coding sequences:
- the LOC116033295 gene encoding uncharacterized protein LOC116033295 yields the protein MKHLLRDLISESQSAFIPGRLITDNILVAAEVGHYLNRKQCGLVGWGALKLDMAKAYDRMGSFLRKMLLALGFVDRWVDLIMLCVTTVSYNILINGVSGGQVVNYHKSSVCFSRNTTEDSREEVVEVLVYHMLLTLENIWAYQPL from the exons ATGAAACATCTGTTGAGGGACTTAATCTCTGAGTCTCAAAGTGCGTTCATCCCTGGTAGATTAATAACTGATAATATCCTTGTGGCGGCGGAAGTGGGACATTACTTGAATAGGAAACAGTGTGGTTTGGTTGGTTGGGGAGCTCTCAAGTTAGACATGGCAAAGGCCTATGACCGTATGGGGTCATTTCTCAGGAAAATGTTATTGGCATTGGGTTTTGTGGATAGATGGGTTGATCTGATTATGCTTTGTGTAACTACCGTCTCATATAATATCTTGATAAATGGGGTTAGTGGTGGACAG GTAGTAAATTACCATAAATCTAGTGTTTGTTTCAGCAGGAATACTACTGAGGACAGCAGGGAGGAGGTGGTTGAAGTGCTGGTGTACCACATGCTCCTAACTTTGGAAAATATCTGGGCTTACCAGCCTTTGTAG
- the LOC116032422 gene encoding shikimate O-hydroxycinnamoyltransferase-like, whose protein sequence is MQDCADNKCDFVVTMKSEEVVKARLGEYYEHWLPMSNLDLLIPPLDFGVFFCYYNNNDNRCIEKMVGVIKKALGETLVSFYPFCGEVVYNGHGEPEIQCNNRGVNFKHAYADVELKNLDLFRPDVSVHGKLIPDNTTTGKAGVLSVQVTELKCGGLVVGCTFDHRVADAHSANMFMLAWANTARENNNTSFLPSFRRSLLNPRRPPSHYPSLDEMYLFRSSLPPPPIHDDDDDDDTDHLISRIYYVPSDQIALLQSLATGNGQRRSKLESFSAFLWKTVAQGCKGDGKRCRLGVVVNGRQRMMKIPSALQSYVGNVLSVPYSEASVMELRATPLSGIAERVHACLENAARESHFLALIDWVEVHRPEQAIVRVYCKEEGQEAAVVVSSGLQFPVSQVDFGWGAPGFGSYHFPWGGQTGYVMPMPSVHCNGDWIVYVHLLKRYLHVLETKAAHVFKPLNHMYLNSSFPASPPVDIIIKQ, encoded by the exons atgcAGGATTGTGCAGACAATAAGTGCGATTTTGTGGTGACGATGAAGAGCGAGGAAGTGGTGAAGGCAAGGCTGGGAGAGTATTACGAGCACTGGCTGCCCATGTCCAACTTAGACCTGCTAATCCCTCCATTAGATTTCGGAGTTTTCTTCtgttactataataataatgataataggtGCATTGAGAAAATGGTGGGAGTTATTAAGAAAGCGCTGGGTGAGACGCTGGTGTCGTTCTACCCATTTTGTGGAGAGGTGGTCTATAACGGGCATGGCGAGCCGGAGATTCAGTGCAACAACCGTGGGGTCAATTTCAAGCACGCTTACGCAGATGTTGAATTGAAGAATTTGGATCTGTTTCGCCCAGATGTTTCTGTCCATGGAAAGTTGATCCCCGATAACACTACAACCGGGAAAGCCGGTGTGCTTTCTGTTCAA GTGACGGAACTGAAATGCGGCGGGCTTGTGGTTGGATGCACATTCGACCACCGCGTAGCCGATGCCCACTCAGCAAACATGTTCATGCTGGCCTGGGCTAATACCGCTCGTGAAAACAACAATACATCGTTCCTCCCATCTTTCCGGCGATCTCTGCTCAATCCACGCCGCCCTCCTTCCCACTACCCATCCCTAGATGAGATGTACTTGTTTAGATCTTCCCTCCCACCGCCCCCAATCcacgacgatgatgatgatgatgataccGACCACCTCATCAGCCGCATCTATTATGTCCCCTCCGACCAAATCGCGCTCCTCCAGTCCCTGGCCACCGGCAACGGACAACGGCGTAGCAAACTAGAGTCCTTCAGCGCTTTCCTCTGGAAAACCGTCGCCCAAGGCTGCAAAGGCGACGGCAAGAGATGCAGGCTTGGAGTCGTCGTAAACGGGCGGCAAAGAATGATGAAAAT ACCCTCCGCCCTGCAAAGCTACGTGGGAAACGTCCTTTCAGTTCCATACTCGGAAGCGAGCGTGATGGAGCTCCGAGCAACGCCGCTCAGCGGGATCGCGGAAAGGGTGCACGCGTGCTTGGAGAACGCGGCGAGGGAATCGCATTTCTTGGCGCTGATCGACTGGGTGGAAGTGCACAGGCCGGAGCAGGCGATCGTGAGGGTTTACTGCAAGGAAGAGGGGCAAGAAGCCGCGGTGGTGGTGTCGTCTGGGCTTCAGTTTCCGGTGTCGCAAGTGGACTTCGGGTGGGGGGCGCCGGGTTTCGGGTCTTACCATTTTCCATGGGGCGGGCAAACGGGATATGTGATGCCGATGCCAAGTGTCCATTGTAATGGAGATTGGATCGTGTATGTGCACCTGTTGAAGAGGTACTTGCATGTGCTGGAGACTAAGGCTGCTCATGTGTTCAAGCCCTTAAATCATATGTATCTTAACAGCTCATTTCCGGCCTCCCCGCCCGTTGATATTATAATtaagcaatga